Proteins encoded by one window of Luteimonas yindakuii:
- a CDS encoding acyltransferase, which produces MSAQWKWRREAGARWAVAAISVIGRYGGRGFARAVLYPVSLYFMWRRPEERRDSRAYLSRLHGRPATTGEVFRHIHTFSQTILDRLFLLSEDMRRFDVRTHGLDALHRHIDGGRGVLLFGSHLGSFEVLRVLSRQRPDVPIRVVLDRAHSASVTALLEQINPEIAATVIDAGQDGPAIMLAIQEAAAQGAMIALLADRAQPGEPSASVPFLGAPARFPMAPWLIAAVLKIPVVLAFGLYRGGNRYDLVFESFSDGIQLARRERATALPALITRYAAQLEDRVRDAPYNWFNFYDFWERGDDGVDPSAEEAGPVHAPGPASAGMGGDRAVRAAAVLGPRAAGGD; this is translated from the coding sequence GTGAGCGCGCAGTGGAAGTGGCGCCGCGAGGCCGGCGCGCGCTGGGCGGTTGCCGCGATCAGCGTGATCGGGCGTTACGGCGGCCGCGGATTCGCACGCGCGGTCCTGTATCCGGTATCGCTGTACTTCATGTGGCGGCGTCCGGAAGAACGTCGCGACTCGCGCGCCTATCTGTCGCGCCTGCACGGACGTCCGGCCACCACCGGCGAGGTGTTCCGCCACATCCACACCTTTTCGCAGACCATCCTCGACCGCCTGTTCCTGCTCAGCGAGGACATGCGCCGCTTCGACGTGCGCACCCACGGCCTCGATGCATTGCACCGCCATATCGATGGCGGGCGCGGGGTGCTGCTGTTCGGCTCGCACCTGGGCAGTTTCGAGGTGCTGCGGGTGCTGTCGCGGCAACGTCCGGATGTCCCGATCCGGGTGGTGCTCGACCGTGCCCACAGTGCCAGCGTCACCGCGCTGCTGGAGCAGATCAATCCGGAGATCGCGGCAACGGTGATCGATGCCGGCCAGGACGGCCCGGCGATCATGCTGGCGATCCAGGAGGCCGCGGCGCAGGGCGCGATGATCGCGCTGCTGGCCGACCGCGCCCAGCCGGGCGAGCCATCGGCAAGCGTGCCGTTCCTCGGTGCGCCGGCGCGTTTCCCGATGGCGCCGTGGCTGATCGCCGCGGTGCTGAAGATCCCGGTGGTGCTGGCCTTCGGCCTGTACCGCGGCGGCAACCGCTACGATCTGGTGTTCGAATCCTTTAGCGACGGCATCCAGCTCGCCCGTCGCGAACGCGCGACCGCCTTGCCGGCGCTCATCACGCGTTATGCCGCGCAGCTGGAAGATCGCGTGCGCGATGCGCCCTACAACTGGTTCAACTTCTACGATTTCTGGGAGCGTGGCGATGATGGCGTCGATCCTTCCGCCGAAGAGGCGGGTCCTGTGCATGCGCCCGGGCCGGCGTCTGCCGGCATGGGCGGCGATCGCGCTGTGCGCGCTGCTGCCGTACTCGGTCCTCGCGCAGCCGGCGGCGACTGA
- a CDS encoding phosphopantetheine-binding protein: MSSQTSASQTPAEQELAELLVEALNLEDVAAADIDPEAPLFNAGLGLDSIDALELALAISKRYGFQLRSDNDDNRRIFASLRALSAHIEANRAA; this comes from the coding sequence ATGTCCAGCCAGACCTCCGCCTCCCAGACCCCCGCAGAGCAGGAACTCGCCGAACTTCTGGTCGAGGCGCTCAACCTCGAGGACGTGGCCGCGGCCGACATCGATCCCGAGGCGCCGCTGTTCAATGCCGGGCTCGGCCTCGATTCGATCGACGCACTGGAACTCGCGCTGGCGATCAGCAAGCGCTACGGCTTCCAGCTGCGTTCCGACAACGACGACAACCGCCGCATCTTCGCCTCGCTGCGCGCGCTGTCGGCGCATATCGAAGCAAACCGCGCCGCCTGA
- a CDS encoding lysophospholipid acyltransferase family protein, whose protein sequence is MDSIEFGPARMQRLAWAAANAVQFGFTLAWTAGLITIALLLWVFTGGRRRLPLRMASWCWAPGLMWGAGARFEVEGADGVDWSRRYVLVANHQSVIDICALFRAVPVPLHFLLKHEMTRVPFVGWYARAMGMVFIPRDNRRAASASLRRSAELVRDGATLCIFPEGTRSRDRSVGEFKPGAFQTALAAGVDVLPVALEGTGAVLPPTGFFRVRPGTIRVRIGTPIAVADRDRQALAHEARAQVLALLQRRS, encoded by the coding sequence ATGGACTCCATCGAATTCGGCCCGGCGCGTATGCAGCGGCTGGCCTGGGCTGCGGCGAATGCCGTGCAGTTCGGCTTCACCCTGGCGTGGACGGCGGGGTTGATCACGATCGCGCTGCTGCTGTGGGTGTTCACCGGCGGACGCCGGCGCCTGCCCTTGCGCATGGCCTCGTGGTGCTGGGCGCCCGGACTGATGTGGGGCGCGGGCGCGCGCTTCGAGGTGGAAGGCGCCGATGGCGTGGACTGGTCGCGCCGCTACGTGCTGGTCGCCAACCACCAGTCGGTGATCGACATCTGCGCGTTGTTCCGCGCGGTGCCGGTGCCGCTGCACTTCCTGCTGAAGCACGAGATGACCCGCGTGCCCTTCGTTGGCTGGTACGCGCGGGCCATGGGCATGGTGTTCATCCCGCGCGACAACCGCCGCGCCGCGAGCGCCAGCCTGCGGCGTTCGGCCGAACTGGTCCGCGATGGCGCCACCCTGTGCATCTTCCCCGAGGGCACGCGCAGTCGCGACCGCAGCGTGGGCGAGTTCAAGCCCGGCGCGTTCCAGACCGCGCTGGCGGCAGGCGTGGACGTGCTGCCGGTGGCGCTGGAAGGCACCGGCGCCGTGCTGCCGCCGACCGGCTTCTTCCGCGTGCGCCCGGGCACGATCCGGGTCCGCATCGGCACGCCGATCGCGGTCGCGGATCGCGACCGCCAGGCGCTTGCGCACGAGGCCCGCGCGCAGGTGCTGGCCCTGCTGCAGCGTCGCAGCTGA
- a CDS encoding NAD(P)/FAD-dependent oxidoreductase, with protein sequence MTDPNRNETAAPALLETDVLVIGGGPAGSTVATLLARRGWRVTMLEKDAHPRFHIGESLLPMNMPILERLGVLEQVRAIGVLKTGADFPVGGDPKRINMFRFSRALEPKADYAFQVRRSEFDQLLFEHARANGVDAREQVKVEALEHDASGRPSHALARDGAGNALRVGFRYLVDASGRDTFLGNRLKLKQRNRGHQSAALFSHFRGVERRPGDDAGNITIDRFEHGWYWLIPLRDDVMSVGAVCSPAYLKQRRGDNAGFLMQTLAARPSVMARMQGAERVAPVHATGNYSYRCTRMHGPGWLMVGDAYAFIDPIFSSGVFLAMDAGERAAEVVDGALRDPSREASLQKAMARRADRGLRHFSWFIHRFTTPVMQRLFATPRNDFQMEQAVISMLAGDVFDNRPVRLRLYLFRLLYLANAVAIAPQALRGWRQRLRRGDVFTGDTLQEGNP encoded by the coding sequence ATGACAGACCCCAACAGGAACGAAACCGCGGCGCCGGCACTGCTGGAGACCGATGTGCTGGTGATTGGCGGCGGGCCTGCCGGCAGCACCGTAGCGACCCTGCTTGCACGCCGCGGCTGGCGGGTGACGATGCTCGAGAAGGACGCCCACCCGCGCTTCCATATCGGCGAATCGCTGCTGCCGATGAACATGCCGATCCTCGAACGCCTCGGCGTGCTGGAGCAGGTGCGCGCGATCGGCGTGCTCAAGACCGGTGCCGATTTCCCGGTTGGCGGTGATCCCAAGCGGATCAACATGTTCCGTTTCTCGCGTGCGCTCGAACCCAAGGCCGACTACGCCTTCCAGGTGCGGCGTTCCGAATTCGACCAGCTGCTGTTCGAGCACGCACGCGCCAACGGCGTCGACGCGCGCGAACAGGTCAAGGTGGAGGCGCTGGAACACGACGCATCCGGCCGCCCGTCGCATGCGCTGGCGCGCGACGGCGCAGGCAACGCGCTGCGGGTGGGCTTCCGTTACCTGGTCGACGCCAGCGGCCGCGACACCTTCCTCGGCAACCGGCTCAAGCTCAAGCAGCGCAACCGCGGGCACCAGTCGGCGGCGCTGTTCAGCCACTTCCGCGGGGTCGAGCGGCGCCCCGGCGACGATGCCGGCAACATCACCATCGACCGCTTCGAACATGGCTGGTACTGGCTGATCCCGCTGCGCGACGACGTCATGAGCGTGGGCGCGGTGTGCTCGCCGGCGTACCTGAAGCAGCGCCGCGGCGACAACGCCGGCTTTCTGATGCAGACGCTGGCCGCGCGCCCGTCGGTGATGGCGCGCATGCAGGGCGCCGAACGCGTGGCGCCGGTGCACGCCACCGGCAACTATTCCTACCGCTGCACGCGCATGCACGGGCCCGGCTGGCTGATGGTCGGCGATGCCTACGCCTTCATCGACCCGATCTTCTCCTCCGGCGTGTTCCTGGCGATGGACGCCGGCGAGCGCGCCGCCGAGGTCGTCGACGGCGCGCTGCGCGACCCGTCACGCGAGGCGTCGCTGCAGAAGGCGATGGCGCGGCGCGCCGATCGCGGGCTGCGGCATTTCTCCTGGTTCATCCACCGCTTCACCACCCCGGTGATGCAGCGACTGTTCGCCACCCCGCGCAACGACTTCCAGATGGAGCAGGCGGTGATCTCGATGCTCGCCGGCGACGTCTTCGACAACCGCCCGGTGCGCCTGCGCCTGTACCTGTTCCGGCTGCTCTACCTCGCCAACGCGGTGGCGATCGCGCCGCAGGCACTGCGCGGCTGGCGCCAGCGCCTGCGCCGCGGCGACGTGTTCACCGGCGACACCCTGCAGGAGGGCAATCCGTGA
- a CDS encoding MMPL family transporter, whose translation MKPATQWMLALLWAALLAALGLWAAQRLEISGDLRAFLPAPETPAQRLLIEELGDGPGSRLLLVGLSGADAGELAAQSESLREALAADPLIEFVANGAASDLAAIPPQLLPYRYLLSERFDDTPLDADMLREALDARLQDLGSPAGALVEPLLPSDPTLEILHLAESWEPENGPQRLHGVWFDAAGAEALLVVRTHAAGFDPTGQAQIVATIEAAFADAAGDSGSRLTLTGPGAFSVEIGNRTAKEAATIGAIGTLGLVLLFVFAYRSARLLLLGVLPLATAGLAGFAAVAALFDGIHGITLAFGFTLIGVAQDYPVHLFSHLYGRHAPATTARELWPTLLTGVISTCIAYLTFFVAGVDGLRQLAVFTIVGLLAAALATRYLLPPLLAPRADDVGQARWVRACARVFDRVPRPRPVALSVVAVLALAVVVLAPAPFWENDLSKLTPVPEQGMRDDMRLREALGAPDVRYLMVLHGADEQAVLAASATLLPALDALVDEGALGSYELAARYLPTVEVQRARQARLPTPDALRTALDTALLDSPFRADAFAPFLADVETARAAAPLVAADLAGTPLDAAVSGMLLSGGDGATALVSLGGLDDPQRVADVARAHGAELLDLKTTSESLVSAWRGGVLLSLALAALLLAATVWVSLRTPRRVWRVLLPMGLTLLLTLALLRGAGIELTLFHLVSLVLAAGLGLDYALFFERASADRDEHLRTLHAIVVCSSMTALVFGLLALSSIPVLRAIGMTVTLGVIGNFVFAVLLAGHAGPARTQAA comes from the coding sequence ATGAAGCCTGCAACGCAGTGGATGCTGGCGCTGCTGTGGGCGGCGCTGCTGGCGGCGCTTGGTCTGTGGGCGGCGCAGCGGCTCGAGATCTCCGGTGACCTGCGCGCGTTCCTGCCGGCACCGGAGACGCCGGCGCAACGGCTGCTGATCGAGGAGCTTGGCGACGGCCCGGGCTCGCGGCTGCTGCTGGTCGGGCTGTCGGGCGCCGATGCCGGCGAGCTTGCCGCGCAATCGGAATCGCTGCGCGAGGCGCTGGCCGCGGACCCGCTGATCGAGTTCGTCGCCAATGGCGCCGCGTCCGACCTCGCAGCGATCCCGCCACAGTTGTTGCCCTACCGCTATCTGCTCAGCGAGCGCTTCGACGACACCCCGCTCGACGCGGACATGTTGCGCGAAGCACTGGACGCACGCCTGCAGGATCTGGGCTCGCCCGCCGGCGCGCTGGTGGAGCCGCTGCTGCCGTCCGATCCGACGCTGGAGATTCTGCACCTGGCTGAAAGCTGGGAGCCGGAAAACGGACCACAACGCCTGCATGGCGTGTGGTTCGACGCCGCGGGTGCCGAGGCGCTGCTGGTGGTGCGCACCCATGCCGCCGGCTTCGATCCCACTGGGCAAGCGCAGATCGTCGCCACCATCGAAGCGGCGTTCGCAGATGCTGCCGGCGACAGCGGCAGCCGCCTCACGCTTACGGGCCCGGGCGCGTTTTCGGTGGAGATCGGCAACCGCACCGCGAAGGAGGCGGCAACGATCGGCGCGATCGGCACGCTGGGGCTGGTGCTGCTGTTCGTGTTCGCCTACCGCAGTGCGCGCCTGTTGCTGCTGGGCGTGCTGCCACTGGCCACCGCTGGCCTCGCCGGCTTCGCCGCGGTGGCGGCGCTGTTCGACGGCATCCACGGCATCACCCTGGCGTTCGGCTTCACCCTGATCGGGGTTGCACAGGACTATCCGGTGCATCTCTTCAGCCATCTGTATGGCCGCCATGCGCCGGCAACCACGGCGCGCGAGCTGTGGCCGACGCTGCTGACCGGCGTCATCTCGACCTGCATCGCCTATCTCACGTTCTTCGTCGCCGGCGTCGACGGCCTGCGCCAGCTCGCGGTGTTCACCATCGTCGGCCTGCTGGCGGCCGCGCTGGCCACCCGTTACCTGCTCCCGCCGCTGCTGGCGCCGCGCGCCGACGACGTCGGCCAGGCGCGCTGGGTGCGTGCCTGCGCGCGGGTCTTCGATCGCGTGCCGCGCCCGCGCCCGGTGGCGCTGTCGGTCGTCGCAGTGCTTGCACTGGCGGTCGTGGTGCTGGCGCCCGCGCCGTTCTGGGAAAACGACCTGTCGAAGCTGACCCCCGTGCCCGAGCAGGGCATGCGCGACGACATGCGCCTGCGCGAGGCGCTGGGTGCGCCCGACGTGCGCTACCTGATGGTCCTTCACGGTGCCGACGAGCAGGCGGTGCTTGCCGCATCGGCCACGTTGCTGCCCGCACTCGACGCGCTGGTCGACGAAGGTGCACTGGGCAGCTACGAACTTGCCGCGCGTTACCTGCCGACCGTCGAGGTGCAGCGCGCGCGCCAGGCGCGCCTGCCCACCCCCGATGCGCTGCGCACCGCGCTCGACACCGCGCTCCTCGACAGTCCGTTCCGCGCCGATGCGTTCGCGCCGTTCCTCGCCGATGTCGAAACCGCACGCGCGGCGGCGCCGCTGGTTGCGGCCGACCTCGCGGGCACGCCACTGGATGCCGCGGTATCGGGGATGCTGCTCTCCGGCGGCGACGGCGCGACCGCGCTGGTATCGCTGGGGGGCCTCGACGATCCGCAGCGCGTGGCCGACGTCGCCCGTGCGCATGGCGCCGAGCTGCTCGACCTCAAGACCACCTCGGAATCGCTGGTCTCGGCATGGCGCGGTGGCGTGCTGCTGTCGCTGGCGCTCGCCGCACTGCTGCTGGCGGCGACGGTGTGGGTGTCGCTGCGCACCCCGCGCCGGGTGTGGCGGGTGCTGTTGCCGATGGGCCTGACCCTGTTGCTGACGCTGGCGCTGCTGCGCGGGGCCGGCATCGAACTCACCCTGTTCCACCTGGTGTCGCTGGTGCTGGCGGCGGGGTTGGGGCTCGACTACGCGCTGTTCTTCGAACGTGCCTCCGCCGACCGCGACGAGCACCTGCGCACGCTGCACGCCATCGTCGTGTGCTCGTCGATGACCGCGCTGGTGTTCGGCCTGCTGGCGCTGTCGTCGATCCCGGTGCTGCGCGCGATCGGCATGACGGTCACGCTGGGGGTGATCGGAAACTTCGTGTTCGCGGTGCTGCTGGCCGGCCACGCGGGGCCGGCACGGACGCAGGCGGCATGA
- a CDS encoding ketosynthase, translating to MLLIVEIALALAYGVLAHLAAAWRSDVLSLAALLALVAMLLAAPIAARRAWSWLVLPLLVGAAFWLYGAGHAGVPLLLVPVAFVLLIAWMFGRTLRHGRTPLITRIVLALEGGPDAPLAPELIAYTRALTAFWAVLLVLLALLNLGLAAIATPDGLLASLGVTPPVSITRTQWSWFANLANYGIVGGAFIGEYAWRSRRFPNRYTSFADFLRRMGGLGPAFWRDLLR from the coding sequence ATGCTGCTGATCGTTGAAATCGCGCTGGCGCTGGCCTATGGCGTGCTCGCACACCTCGCCGCGGCGTGGCGCAGCGACGTGCTGTCGCTGGCCGCGCTGCTGGCGCTGGTGGCGATGCTGCTGGCCGCACCGATCGCCGCACGTCGCGCGTGGTCATGGCTGGTGCTGCCGCTGCTGGTGGGCGCGGCCTTCTGGTTGTATGGGGCCGGCCATGCCGGCGTGCCGCTGCTGCTGGTGCCGGTGGCGTTCGTGCTGCTGATCGCCTGGATGTTCGGACGCACGCTGCGACATGGCCGCACGCCGTTGATCACCCGCATCGTGCTCGCGCTTGAAGGTGGACCGGATGCTCCGCTGGCACCGGAGCTGATCGCCTATACGCGTGCGCTGACCGCGTTCTGGGCCGTGTTGCTGGTGCTGCTGGCGCTGCTCAACCTGGGTCTCGCCGCCATTGCCACGCCGGACGGCCTGCTCGCCTCGCTGGGCGTCACGCCACCGGTGTCGATCACCCGCACCCAGTGGTCGTGGTTCGCCAACCTGGCCAACTACGGCATCGTCGGCGGCGCCTTCATCGGCGAATACGCCTGGCGCAGCCGGCGGTTTCCGAACCGTTACACGAGCTTTGCGGATTTCCTGCGCCGGATGGGCGGACTTGGACCTGCGTTCTGGCGCGACCTGCTGCGCTGA
- a CDS encoding beta-hydroxyacyl-ACP dehydratase: MQFEIAPDHPSLPGHFPGNPVVPGVLLLERVLEAVEATGAAPRALRLPQVKFLQPLLPGQCAHVALDVPAPGRWRFRVTRDDVLLASGEIVDDAAAVA; this comes from the coding sequence ATGCAGTTCGAAATCGCGCCTGACCATCCCAGCCTCCCCGGCCATTTTCCCGGCAATCCCGTGGTTCCCGGCGTGCTCCTGCTCGAGCGCGTGCTGGAGGCCGTCGAGGCCACCGGCGCGGCGCCGCGCGCGCTGCGCCTGCCGCAGGTGAAGTTCCTGCAGCCGCTGCTGCCCGGACAGTGCGCACACGTCGCGCTCGACGTGCCCGCCCCGGGTCGCTGGCGTTTCCGCGTCACCCGCGACGACGTGCTGCTGGCCTCCGGCGAGATCGTCGACGACGCGGCGGCCGTGGCGTGA